Proteins found in one Desulfovibrio gilichinskyi genomic segment:
- the leuB gene encoding 3-isopropylmalate dehydrogenase, with product MKICVMPGDGIGPEIMAQGIKVLEVIGEKFGHTFDVTEALIGGIAIDKTGVPLPDATVKACKEADAVMLGAVGGPQWDTIDPAIRPERGLLGIRKELSLFANLRPAALFPQLKKACFLRSDIVEKGIDVMVVRELTGGIYFGEPRGTGVENGERIGFNTMVYREHEIRRIAKLAFEAARKRSKRLCSVDKANVLDVSRVWREIVIEVSADYPDVELSHMYVDNAAMQLVRDPSQFDVIVTGNLFGDILSDEAAVITGSIGMLPSASLGEGNPGLFEPIHGSAPDIAGQDKANPLATILSVAMMLRYSFDMAAEATCIEEAVAKTLSQGLRTGDIMDEGGTLVGCVEMGQAVIKNLQ from the coding sequence ATGAAAATATGTGTTATGCCCGGTGACGGAATCGGGCCTGAGATAATGGCTCAGGGAATAAAAGTTCTTGAAGTTATCGGTGAAAAATTCGGTCATACATTTGATGTTACTGAAGCTCTTATCGGCGGTATTGCTATTGATAAGACCGGAGTTCCTCTTCCTGATGCAACAGTTAAAGCCTGCAAAGAAGCTGACGCCGTTATGCTCGGTGCTGTCGGCGGACCTCAGTGGGATACCATTGATCCGGCTATCAGACCTGAACGCGGACTTCTCGGAATCCGTAAAGAACTTTCTCTGTTCGCAAACCTTCGTCCTGCAGCTCTTTTTCCACAGCTCAAGAAAGCATGTTTTCTGCGTTCTGACATCGTTGAAAAAGGTATAGACGTAATGGTTGTCCGTGAACTTACCGGTGGAATTTATTTCGGCGAACCTCGCGGCACCGGCGTTGAAAACGGTGAACGTATCGGCTTCAACACCATGGTTTACCGTGAGCACGAAATCAGACGTATCGCTAAGTTGGCTTTTGAAGCTGCACGAAAACGCAGCAAACGTCTCTGTTCAGTTGATAAAGCAAACGTACTTGATGTTTCCCGCGTATGGCGCGAGATTGTTATCGAAGTATCCGCTGATTATCCTGATGTAGAACTCAGCCACATGTATGTCGACAACGCTGCTATGCAGCTTGTTCGCGATCCTTCACAGTTTGATGTAATCGTAACAGGCAACCTGTTCGGCGATATCCTTTCTGACGAAGCGGCTGTTATTACCGGTTCAATCGGTATGCTTCCTTCCGCTTCTCTTGGTGAAGGCAATCCTGGTTTGTTTGAACCTATTCACGGATCTGCTCCTGACATTGCAGGACAGGATAAAGCTAATCCTCTTGCAACAATTCTTTCTGTTGCCATGATGCTGCGTTATTCTTTTGATATGGCTGCTGAAGCAACATGTATCGAAGAAGCTGTTGCTAAAACCCTCAGTCAGGGACTTCGCACAGGCGATATCATGGACGAGGGCGGTACCCTTGTCGGTTGTGTTGAAATGGGTCAGGCTGTTATCAAAAATCTTCAGTAG
- a CDS encoding 3-isopropylmalate dehydratase small subunit, protein MTITGTAHRVGAHIDTDAIIPARFLVTTDAAELGANCMEGLEAGWIKRVKKNDIMVADENFGCGSSREHAPISLLGAGIPVVVAKSFARIFYRNGFNMGLILLEVGDDFKKLGDGDQLEVDAEKGTIKNITTGETITCAPVPPFMKEILDAGGLVDYVKKRMGN, encoded by the coding sequence ATGACTATCACAGGTACAGCGCATAGAGTCGGAGCACATATTGATACCGACGCAATCATCCCTGCACGTTTTCTTGTTACTACCGACGCCGCAGAACTCGGCGCAAACTGCATGGAAGGACTTGAAGCAGGCTGGATTAAACGCGTTAAAAAGAATGATATCATGGTAGCCGATGAAAACTTCGGTTGCGGATCATCTCGCGAACATGCTCCGATTTCCCTTTTAGGAGCAGGTATTCCAGTTGTTGTTGCAAAAAGTTTTGCCCGTATTTTTTATCGCAACGGATTTAACATGGGTCTCATCCTGCTTGAAGTCGGTGACGATTTTAAAAAGCTCGGTGACGGCGATCAGCTTGAAGTTGATGCTGAAAAAGGAACAATCAAGAATATCACAACCGGTGAAACAATCACATGTGCTCCTGTTCCTCCATTCATGAAAGAAATTCTGGATGCCGGCGGACTTGTTGATTACGTTAAAAAACGCATGGGTAATTAA
- the leuC gene encoding 3-isopropylmalate dehydratase large subunit, translated as MPKTLAEKILQAHTDEVVKEVGQIVRCKVSLVLANDITAPLAIKSFRAMGAKEVFNKDKVALVCDHFTPNKDIDSAEQVKVVREFAHEKNITHYYEGGDCGVEHALLPELGLVGPADIVIGADSHTCTYGGLGAFATGMGSTDIAGAMALGETWFKVPPSVKVEIEGTPGKYVGAKDYILRLIGEIGVSGALYKALEFSGSAVNNLSVEGRMTIANMAIEAGGKVGLFPVDAKTLEYCVAAGRTGDSLLSADAGAVYERIVKMDVTGMKPQIACPHLPENVKPVDEVKNMKINQAVIGSCTNGRISDLREAAAILKGRKADKNVRLIILPATPSIWKQALKEGLLEIFMDAGAIVGPATCGPCLGGHMGILAGGERVIATTNRNFKGRMGSLQSEVFLSNPAVAAASAIAGEIIDPSAL; from the coding sequence ATGCCTAAAACATTAGCGGAAAAAATTTTACAAGCTCATACTGATGAAGTTGTTAAAGAAGTCGGACAGATTGTACGTTGCAAAGTCTCTTTAGTCCTTGCAAATGACATTACTGCTCCTCTTGCAATTAAATCTTTCAGAGCAATGGGCGCAAAAGAAGTTTTTAATAAAGACAAAGTTGCCCTCGTCTGTGACCATTTCACACCGAATAAAGACATTGATTCTGCAGAGCAGGTTAAAGTTGTCCGTGAATTCGCACACGAAAAAAATATTACTCATTATTATGAAGGCGGAGACTGCGGCGTAGAACACGCACTTTTGCCGGAGCTCGGCCTTGTCGGTCCTGCTGACATCGTAATCGGTGCAGACAGTCATACCTGTACTTACGGCGGCCTCGGTGCTTTTGCTACCGGTATGGGCTCAACTGATATTGCCGGAGCTATGGCTCTTGGTGAAACATGGTTCAAAGTTCCGCCTTCCGTTAAGGTTGAAATTGAAGGAACTCCCGGCAAATATGTCGGCGCAAAGGATTATATCCTGCGTCTTATCGGTGAAATCGGTGTTTCTGGAGCTCTCTATAAAGCTCTTGAATTCAGCGGTTCAGCTGTAAATAATCTTTCTGTTGAAGGTCGCATGACCATTGCAAACATGGCAATTGAAGCCGGCGGTAAAGTCGGTCTGTTCCCTGTTGATGCAAAAACTCTTGAATATTGCGTTGCTGCCGGAAGAACCGGAGATTCACTCCTTTCCGCTGACGCAGGCGCAGTATACGAAAGAATCGTAAAAATGGATGTGACAGGCATGAAACCTCAGATTGCATGTCCTCATCTGCCTGAAAATGTTAAGCCTGTTGATGAAGTTAAAAACATGAAGATTAATCAGGCTGTTATCGGTTCCTGCACAAACGGTCGTATCTCCGACCTTAGAGAAGCTGCTGCAATCCTTAAAGGACGTAAAGCTGATAAGAATGTAAGATTGATCATTCTTCCCGCTACTCCTTCTATCTGGAAACAGGCTCTTAAAGAAGGATTGCTCGAAATATTCATGGATGCCGGCGCAATTGTCGGACCTGCAACCTGTGGTCCCTGCCTCGGCGGTCACATGGGAATCCTCGCAGGCGGTGAAAGAGTAATTGCAACAACAAACCGTAACTTCAAGGGCCGTATGGGAAGCTTGCAGAGTGAAGTATTCCTTTCCAACCCTGCTGTTGCTGCTGCAAGTGCTATTGCCGGTGAAATCATCGATCCTTCAGCTTTGTAG
- a CDS encoding MATE family efflux transporter, translating into MAVDSPAKLHPFEERPNKTLLFLSIPVLFSMIAEPVTGLVDTAFVAKIGAESLASLGIGTMIFSSIFWVFGFLGVGTQTEVSHALGKGDMERASSLCWLAVAISIVLGIVLAVCLLPLLGYISNIMGADGDVQILAVDYMKYRLIGAPAVLVTLSCFGSLRGYQDMRTQLYVAVGMNLINVFLDWGLVFGHGPFPQLGVGGAALASSISQWIGAFWAVSVVKKNYGFNLGFSLSDARRLFSIGGDMFIRSGGVCLFLLLCTRFATKAGADSGAAHQAIRQFFVSLALFLDAFAISGQSLVGYFMGSANRVLARKVAVLVCQWSFCTGIFLTLAMYFGQEPVSWLLVPPEAAAVFGPAWLAVTFLQPVNALSFATDGIHLGTGDFHYLRNAMLIAVGISSGLLLVVDYYKPEHMLLWIWIIAGIWTSIRAILGMIRIWPGIGQAPLSLSN; encoded by the coding sequence ATGGCTGTTGACAGTCCTGCAAAACTTCATCCTTTTGAAGAACGTCCTAATAAGACACTTCTTTTTTTATCCATACCTGTTCTGTTTTCAATGATAGCAGAGCCTGTTACTGGACTGGTTGATACTGCCTTTGTTGCAAAAATCGGCGCAGAATCTCTGGCCTCTCTGGGCATCGGGACAATGATATTTTCGTCAATTTTCTGGGTGTTCGGATTTTTAGGAGTCGGAACACAGACCGAGGTTTCACATGCTCTCGGTAAAGGGGATATGGAAAGAGCTTCTTCCCTTTGCTGGCTTGCAGTGGCAATTTCAATAGTTTTGGGAATAGTTTTAGCCGTATGTCTATTGCCGCTTCTCGGTTATATTTCGAACATTATGGGCGCGGACGGTGATGTTCAGATCCTTGCCGTTGATTATATGAAATACAGGTTGATAGGAGCACCGGCTGTTCTGGTTACGCTTTCCTGCTTCGGGTCACTGCGCGGCTATCAGGATATGCGGACCCAATTGTATGTTGCTGTCGGTATGAATTTAATTAACGTGTTTCTGGATTGGGGTCTTGTTTTCGGCCATGGGCCGTTTCCACAGCTCGGTGTCGGGGGAGCAGCACTGGCGAGTTCCATAAGTCAGTGGATTGGAGCATTCTGGGCAGTCTCTGTTGTTAAAAAGAATTACGGTTTTAATTTAGGTTTCAGCCTAAGTGATGCCAGAAGACTTTTTTCGATAGGCGGAGATATGTTTATCCGTTCAGGAGGAGTATGTTTATTTTTGCTTCTGTGTACCAGATTTGCAACCAAAGCCGGAGCTGATTCCGGCGCAGCGCATCAGGCTATCCGCCAGTTTTTTGTTTCCTTAGCACTTTTCCTCGATGCGTTTGCTATCAGCGGTCAGTCTTTAGTCGGGTATTTTATGGGTAGTGCAAACAGAGTGCTGGCGCGAAAAGTTGCAGTTTTGGTCTGCCAGTGGAGTTTCTGTACTGGAATTTTTCTTACACTAGCAATGTATTTCGGTCAGGAGCCCGTCAGTTGGCTGCTTGTACCGCCTGAAGCTGCTGCCGTTTTCGGACCGGCATGGCTTGCGGTTACTTTTCTGCAACCAGTTAATGCTCTTTCTTTTGCAACGGATGGAATTCACTTAGGGACCGGAGATTTTCATTATCTTAGAAATGCTATGCTGATTGCTGTAGGTATAAGCTCCGGACTGTTGCTTGTCGTAGACTATTATAAACCTGAGCACATGTTGTTATGGATATGGATAATTGCCGGAATCTGGACTTCAATCAGAGCAATATTGGGGATGATCAGAATTTGGCCGGGAATAGGACAAGCTCCTTTATCTCTTTCAAATTAA